The proteins below come from a single Asanoa ferruginea genomic window:
- a CDS encoding MFS transporter: MPMRDDLRIPQDPRQRLMALSTLINTVGMGLFLSAGTIFLIRSAGLSPAAAGIGLTVGSLIGFGAGVFVGDQADRRGGREVVIASMLVEAVASVGLLFVHDIWTLILVATVASVGRAGSGSARGALIGVLAEPGKGAALRTYLRAVTNVGLAVGMLGAAAVLAIDNRPAYVTMVLTDAATFLIAAAVLARLPHLPPTRTAGTPAADERRWLALRDRHYLAFTAASSVASLQYWVLVQALPVWIVLHTAAPRSMAALVLFVAAVTVAITQIPATRSIDGPRTAARLLARSGPLFLVAWVLMAAASGPSAWAAVALLLVAVLVHSLAEVWQAAGTFELSFALARPEAHGQYQGVIGLGHGFVEAVAPVIVITLCIDGGKAGWVALALIVTVAGYLCAFISNRIEAQRVLPA; the protein is encoded by the coding sequence ATGCCGATGCGCGACGATCTGCGGATCCCCCAGGACCCCCGACAGCGGTTGATGGCGCTGTCGACGCTCATCAACACGGTCGGCATGGGCCTGTTCCTGTCCGCGGGCACCATCTTCCTCATCCGGTCGGCGGGGTTGAGCCCGGCCGCCGCCGGCATCGGCCTCACCGTCGGTTCGCTGATCGGCTTCGGCGCCGGCGTGTTCGTCGGCGACCAGGCCGACCGCCGGGGTGGTCGCGAGGTCGTCATCGCTTCCATGCTGGTCGAGGCGGTGGCCAGCGTCGGCCTGCTCTTCGTGCACGACATCTGGACGCTGATCCTGGTGGCGACGGTCGCCTCGGTCGGCCGGGCGGGCTCGGGCAGCGCGCGCGGTGCGCTGATCGGCGTGCTGGCCGAGCCGGGCAAGGGCGCCGCATTGCGCACCTACCTGCGGGCCGTCACCAACGTCGGCCTCGCGGTGGGCATGCTCGGCGCCGCGGCCGTGCTGGCGATCGACAACCGTCCGGCGTACGTGACGATGGTGCTCACCGACGCCGCCACCTTCCTGATCGCCGCGGCCGTGCTGGCCCGGTTGCCACACCTCCCGCCGACCCGGACCGCCGGCACGCCGGCCGCCGACGAGCGTCGCTGGCTCGCCCTGCGCGACCGGCACTATCTGGCCTTCACGGCCGCGTCGTCGGTCGCGAGCCTGCAATACTGGGTGCTCGTCCAGGCGCTTCCGGTGTGGATCGTGCTGCACACCGCGGCACCGCGCTCGATGGCGGCACTGGTCCTCTTCGTCGCCGCGGTCACCGTGGCGATCACCCAGATCCCGGCGACGCGATCGATCGACGGGCCCCGGACGGCGGCTCGGCTGCTGGCCCGGTCCGGCCCGCTCTTCCTGGTGGCCTGGGTGCTGATGGCCGCGGCGTCCGGCCCGTCGGCGTGGGCGGCGGTGGCGCTGTTGCTTGTCGCGGTGCTCGTACACTCGCTGGCTGAAGTGTGGCAGGCCGCCGGGACGTTCGAGCTGTCCTTCGCGCTCGCCCGGCCCGAGGCGCACGGCCAGTATCAGGGCGTGATCGGGCTCGGCCACGGCTTCGTCGAGGCGGTCGCCCCGGTCATCGTCATCACGCTGTGCATCGACGGGGGCAAGGCCGGCTGGGTCGCCCTCGCGCTGATCGTCACGGTGGCCGGCTACCTGTGCGCATTCATCTCCAACCGAATCGAGGCCCAGCGCGTGTTACCGGCGTGA
- a CDS encoding SigE family RNA polymerase sigma factor has product MNGFDGFREFVQAHTGAWSRLAYVLAGSHAGAEDLVQTALLKTARSWHRVRRYDQPEAYVRRAIYHAAVSTWRRRGEWPVADVPERAAADDAIDGIPRRLAIDAALARLTPRQRAVLVLRFYEDRSVAEAAEILGVTTGTIKSQTAYALERLRILAPHLVELTIEEAGR; this is encoded by the coding sequence GTGAACGGCTTCGATGGCTTCCGCGAGTTCGTGCAGGCGCATACCGGCGCGTGGTCCCGGCTGGCCTATGTGCTCGCTGGCAGCCACGCGGGAGCCGAAGACCTGGTGCAGACGGCGCTGCTCAAGACCGCGCGGAGTTGGCATCGGGTACGCCGCTACGACCAGCCCGAGGCCTACGTACGCCGGGCGATCTATCACGCCGCCGTCTCGACGTGGCGGCGGCGCGGTGAATGGCCGGTCGCCGACGTTCCGGAACGGGCCGCAGCCGACGACGCCATCGACGGCATACCGCGGCGGCTGGCCATCGACGCCGCCCTCGCCCGGCTCACCCCGCGGCAACGGGCCGTGCTGGTGCTGCGCTTCTACGAGGACCGGTCGGTGGCCGAGGCCGCCGAGATCCTGGGCGTCACCACCGGCACGATCAAGAGCCAGACGGCGTACGCGCTGGAACGGTTGCGGATCCTCGCACCGCACCTCGTCGAACTGACCATTGAGGAGGCCGGGCGATGA
- the orn gene encoding oligoribonuclease translates to MADLLVWIDCEMTGLDLGKDALIEVAALVTDPNLQVLGDGVDLVIHASNAQLDGMPEVVREMHAKSGLTEEVRRSTVTLEEAEDQVLSYISEYVKDPRTAPLCGNSIATDRGFLARDMPRLDAHLHYRMIDVSSIKELCRRWYPRVYFGQPAKGLAHRALADIRESIRELEYYRRTIFVPLPGPDVESAKAIAAEL, encoded by the coding sequence GTGGCTGATCTTCTGGTCTGGATCGACTGTGAGATGACCGGTCTCGACCTCGGCAAAGACGCGCTGATCGAGGTCGCGGCACTGGTGACCGACCCCAACCTGCAGGTCCTTGGCGACGGGGTCGACCTGGTCATCCACGCTTCCAACGCGCAGCTCGACGGCATGCCCGAGGTGGTCCGCGAGATGCATGCCAAATCGGGACTGACCGAGGAGGTACGCCGTTCGACGGTCACCCTCGAGGAGGCCGAGGACCAGGTCCTGTCCTACATCTCGGAGTACGTGAAGGACCCGCGCACGGCGCCCCTGTGTGGCAACTCCATCGCCACCGACCGGGGTTTCCTCGCCCGCGACATGCCGCGCCTCGACGCGCACCTGCACTACCGGATGATCGACGTCTCGTCGATCAAGGAGCTGTGCCGGCGCTGGTATCCCCGGGTCTACTTCGGTCAGCCCGCCAAGGGCCTGGCCCACCGCGCGCTCGCCGACATCCGGGAGAGCATCCGCGAGCTTGAATACTATCGCCGGACAATCTTCGTCCCGCTGCCCGGCCCCGACGTCGAGAGCGCGAAGGCCATCGCCGCCGAGCTCTAA
- a CDS encoding glycosyltransferase 87 family protein: MQAAAPPLKIKPSTARRIALVSALTAAAVAFIWLYAARRDFFDLRIYVSALRWWADGHPLYDYAQPDRVQGELYFTYPPFAALLLRPFAAVPIGVTIGFFCVFTVAAVAVASWWLTAPVADRRGVPRWLLAGLLFPVVLAVEPTRETYFFGQINMVLVLLILADFCFASPRKWFWAGAGVGLATAIKLFPGIFILYFLVTRRWREAAVSALAAAVATLLAAAVAPHDSWQFWTDSLFSTERVGRTDYTGNQSLQGLLARLVAPSEPSKAWWLLLVVAVTAVGMWRAARAFRAGDDLSGVTLTGLVGALVSPITWPHHVFWFLPAVVVLVDSGRRRDLALAGGTLAVAIYGVNTFIDWGVAPDPTRTVGDFLLRNLYVLAALVLVALLPARRPDHGLDTLRNGQT; the protein is encoded by the coding sequence GTGCAGGCAGCGGCCCCACCTCTGAAGATCAAACCCAGCACCGCGCGGCGGATCGCGCTGGTGAGCGCGCTCACCGCTGCGGCGGTGGCGTTCATTTGGCTGTACGCGGCCCGCCGGGACTTCTTCGACCTGCGCATCTACGTCAGCGCGCTGCGCTGGTGGGCCGACGGCCACCCGCTCTACGACTACGCCCAGCCCGACCGGGTCCAGGGTGAGCTGTATTTCACCTATCCGCCGTTCGCCGCCCTGTTGCTGCGCCCGTTCGCCGCGGTGCCCATCGGCGTCACGATCGGGTTCTTCTGCGTATTCACGGTCGCGGCCGTCGCCGTGGCCTCGTGGTGGCTGACCGCACCGGTCGCCGACCGCCGCGGCGTGCCCCGCTGGCTGCTCGCCGGCCTGCTGTTCCCGGTCGTGCTGGCGGTCGAGCCGACCCGCGAGACCTACTTCTTCGGCCAGATCAACATGGTTCTGGTCCTGCTGATCCTGGCCGACTTCTGTTTCGCCTCGCCCCGCAAGTGGTTCTGGGCCGGCGCCGGCGTGGGCCTGGCCACGGCGATCAAGCTCTTTCCCGGCATCTTCATCCTGTATTTCCTGGTCACCCGCCGCTGGCGGGAGGCCGCCGTGTCGGCGCTTGCGGCCGCCGTGGCAACCCTGCTGGCGGCCGCGGTCGCGCCGCACGACTCGTGGCAGTTCTGGACCGACTCGCTGTTCTCGACGGAGCGGGTCGGTCGCACGGACTACACGGGCAACCAGTCTTTGCAGGGCCTGTTGGCCCGCCTGGTCGCGCCGTCGGAGCCGTCGAAGGCCTGGTGGCTGCTGCTGGTCGTGGCGGTGACCGCGGTAGGCATGTGGCGGGCGGCGCGGGCCTTCCGGGCCGGCGACGACCTGTCCGGGGTGACGTTGACCGGCCTGGTTGGCGCGCTGGTCAGCCCGATCACCTGGCCGCACCACGTGTTCTGGTTCCTGCCGGCGGTGGTCGTCCTGGTCGACTCGGGGCGGCGGCGCGACCTGGCCCTGGCCGGTGGGACGCTGGCGGTCGCCATCTACGGCGTGAACACGTTCATCGACTGGGGCGTGGCACCCGACCCCACCCGCACGGTCGGCGACTTCCTGCTGCGGAACCTCTACGTCCTGGCCGCGCTCGTATTGGTAGCGCTCCTACCGGCGAGAAGGCCCGATCATGGCCTAGATACGCTCAGAAACGGACAGACCTAG
- a CDS encoding YcnI family protein: MIRNRLAKAAALSGAAVVVALGIAGPAFAHVTVNPNSATQGGYGRVAFRVPTESDTASTTKLEVNLPEDAPVASVSTMPVPGWTVAVENRKLATPLNVHGSQVTDVVAKITWTATAGAEIKPGQFQEFPVSMGPLPDKDQMIFKTLQTYSDGEIVRWIDEPVEGGEEPENPAPVLKLAKAADAAAAPTAGPTVAAVAASDSSSSSGASVGLGIAGLVAGVLGLVLGGLAFMRTRKTS; the protein is encoded by the coding sequence ATGATCCGTAACCGGCTGGCCAAGGCCGCCGCTCTCAGCGGCGCCGCGGTCGTGGTCGCTCTCGGCATCGCCGGGCCCGCGTTCGCGCACGTCACCGTCAACCCGAACTCGGCCACCCAGGGCGGGTACGGGCGGGTGGCGTTCCGGGTGCCCACCGAGAGTGACACCGCGTCGACCACCAAGCTCGAGGTCAACCTGCCCGAGGACGCGCCGGTCGCGTCGGTGTCGACGATGCCGGTTCCGGGTTGGACGGTGGCGGTGGAGAACCGGAAGCTGGCCACGCCGCTCAACGTGCACGGCAGCCAGGTCACCGACGTGGTCGCGAAGATCACCTGGACCGCGACGGCCGGCGCCGAGATCAAGCCCGGCCAGTTCCAGGAGTTCCCGGTCTCGATGGGCCCGCTGCCCGACAAGGACCAGATGATCTTCAAGACGCTTCAGACCTATTCGGACGGCGAGATCGTCCGGTGGATCGACGAGCCGGTCGAGGGTGGCGAGGAGCCGGAGAACCCGGCGCCGGTGCTGAAGCTGGCGAAGGCGGCCGACGCCGCGGCCGCGCCGACGGCCGGCCCGACGGTGGCTGCTGTCGCCGCCTCGGATTCCTCCTCGTCTTCCGGTGCGTCGGTCGGCCTCGGCATCGCTGGCCTGGTCGCCGGTGTGCTCGGGCTGGTGCTGGGCGGGCTGGCGTTCATGCGTACCCGCAAAACGTCCTAG